The region CAAAAGATATTTAAAGAATTTAAGGAAAAACTAGCAGAATATAATGAAGACTTTGAATTGGATTTTATGAATGGATTTAATCACAGTGTAAAAATTATTGGAGAGATTAGAACAAAAAGAGGTGACGTTGCACATGGGAAAAAAGCACCTAAAGAAAAAATAAGTTCAGTTGAGTTTGCATCATTTATCTCAGCGCTTACATCATCCTTATTAGTTTATTGTTTAGAATATTTTTTTCAACTAGAGTTTGAAGAAGAGGTTGCTTATGAGGATAATGAAGAGTTTAATGCTTTTTTAGATGAAAATAGTCCTTTACCTGGAAAAGTAAAATTTAGTTTAGCCTTATATGAACAATACTTAGAAGACTATAGAACACAATTAAAGCAATTTTTAGCAGATGAAGAAGAGATATCTGAGTTAGCAGATGAAGAAGAGATATCTGAGTTAGTAGATGAAGAAGAGACTTCTATAGATACTGAAACAAAAGTAGAAACTTCTCTAAGTGATATTATTGAACGTTATAATGAGTTTTCATTAAGAGAAAACTCAGAAGAAGTATTAAATAAACTTTGTGATGATAATGAACTTTATATAGATGAAGTATTAAATGTAATTGATACATATCTATTTGATAAAAGAGAACCATTATCTAGTAGTATTACAAAAGTATTAAAGATAAAACCGAAAATTCTTGATAGAGATGAAAAAGTTAAAGAGATAAAAGAAAAAATATTTAGATACATTAATGATTATATAAAAGGTATTTGATATAAAGGAGTTATTTTGGCATTATTAACATATGATGAAGTTTTATCTCAAACAGCAAAGGATAAAAGATTTCTACTTACAGGAAATGGATTTAGTATTTCTTATAACTATGAAAGGTTCTCATTTACAAGTTTATTGGAAAGTGCTGTAGCTAATAATTTAATTAAAAAAGAAAGTCCAATTTATAGTGTATTTCAAGAATTTGCAACAAAAGATTTTGAAGAAGTTGTAAAGCTATTGGAGACTTCTGTAAAAGTTGTTGAAAAATACAAAGCAATAAATACTAAAGATAAAGAACTTATTCAAAATGATGCAAAAACTCTCAAAAGACACTTGGTTAATATTATAACAAATAATCACCCTGAAAAAATTACAGAAATTTCTGATGAAGAATTTTCATATAGCACTAAATTTATTAGTCAATATAATAAAGTTTATACTTTAAATTATGATCTTTTACTTTATTGGTCAACAATAAAATTGTTAGATTTAATTTATAATAATAAAATTGATAATGTAGTGTTAAATCCTACAGATGGATTTCATAACTCAGATATAGTTGATGATTATGTAGTTTTTGGAAATGATAACTCTTCACAAGAAGTATATTATTTACATGGTGCATTACATATTTTTGATAAAAAATCATCTATAATTAAAAATACCTACTCTAGGACAGACATTGCATTAAAAGAACAAACTTTAAAAAATCTACAAAATGATATTTACCCTGTTTTTGTTTCAGAAGGAAGTAGTGAGCAGAAAAAGGCAAAAATTATACATAATGCATACTTGAATCATTGTTATAAAAGTTTGTGTTCTATTGGTAGTAAAAACAGTAGTTTAATAATATTTGGAACAATGTTAAAAACAAATGATACACATATACGAGAAGCTATAAAGAAAAATAAAGTTAAAAATATTTATTTTGGTGTAAGTTCAGAAGAAAATATAGAAGAACTTGAAAGTTTTAAAGAAGAGTTAGAAAAGCTTGATAAACCTAAAAATGTATTTTTTTATAATTATAAAACAGTGAGTGTATGGGGTAAATGATAAGTAACTTGGATACTTATTCTTAGTGAAATATTGATATAATAATTTTTATTGATATTAA is a window of Halarcobacter sp. DNA encoding:
- a CDS encoding DUF4917 family protein is translated as MALLTYDEVLSQTAKDKRFLLTGNGFSISYNYERFSFTSLLESAVANNLIKKESPIYSVFQEFATKDFEEVVKLLETSVKVVEKYKAINTKDKELIQNDAKTLKRHLVNIITNNHPEKITEISDEEFSYSTKFISQYNKVYTLNYDLLLYWSTIKLLDLIYNNKIDNVVLNPTDGFHNSDIVDDYVVFGNDNSSQEVYYLHGALHIFDKKSSIIKNTYSRTDIALKEQTLKNLQNDIYPVFVSEGSSEQKKAKIIHNAYLNHCYKSLCSIGSKNSSLIIFGTMLKTNDTHIREAIKKNKVKNIYFGVSSEENIEELESFKEELEKLDKPKNVFFYNYKTVSVWGK